The Rhodamnia argentea isolate NSW1041297 chromosome 7, ASM2092103v1, whole genome shotgun sequence genome contains the following window.
CATCCCAATCCAAGTATGCCCTTCTGGAGCAGGTAAGTGAAATCTTTTGGATATCCTAGTcttagtttataattttttcttaaagtaTGTTCCTCAGAGGGAGTTTTGCTTGTTTGATCTTGGAACTGGACATGCAGTTAAAGCAGGTGACGTCAGATATCAGCATGTTGAAACGCCACAAGAATCAGCAAGAGGTGAGTTTGTCGtttgttcttttatttcatGTTTGTTTTTACCTATACGAGAGCTTCTATgcggctctttttttttcccttatttatTGTGTGTTTCATAGCTTTAATAACTGCTATCCTTGTGTGGATTTATTTAATATGAAGATGTACTTGGACGAGCAACTTCAAGAGGCAGATAGTCTATCCTCTAAAATTCAGGAGCTTGAAGGTCAGttgcacaaagaaaagaaagagtgcAAAAGGTAGGAAGCAGCAAGTCTGCCCTTTTCTGGCATTCCATTATGCATTATGTTTGTGAGAAATGTATTCCTTTTGTATCGTTTCTCCTCCTTTCCTGGTCTTATTTTGACACGATTGGATGTTTAGGATCACATCAAAGATCAAGAAATTCGTCAAAGCGCATCAGCGTTATTCACGATCACAAGATGAACTGAAAAGGCAAAagctctttcttttattttcatcttggAGCTACCTATTCGATGTTTGATTCCATGCATTTCAAATTGCTTCCAGCTTCAGGGAATTTCTTTTATTCATAGTTTTATCATTATTCTGAATTTTGCAGATCAGAGCTCCAACTTCACACTCTGGGAGACCAGCTTGGCATGGATGCTATGGGTGGGGGAAACAATGAAGAGGACTCGAGTGTCAACATCGTCAGTGATGGAGAGCCTACTGGGAATTATGTCTCTAGCCCAAAGAGTATGCTAATTGCTACTGTTTACTGCACTGTTCTTCCTATCTATTTCACTTCCTCTTTGTTTTTGACTGAGGAAAATAATGTCACATTGAAAAGGGAACTGAGGATACAATTTATTACAAAGGTTTTCAATATCAGTGGGATCTATaaccttccgttagttttctAAGTGGTATAAAGAATTGAAAAGGGAGGTTAGGATATGTTTTTCTGGTCTAACTAAAGATCGGAGGATCTGGGCAAAATTTCGACATTTATTTAGGGAATGCATTAGTACAAGAAAACAGCAACTATCGTTGACATGATAAGTACATTTTTGTAAATTCTGGAGTCATTGAAAGATGGAACTGTTTGCAATCTCCGAAGTTTGGAGCATATAGAAACTAGtgggtaatttttttatgtgacaaGTAGGTCTCATGTGTGCTGTTactcatttttcttgtttgcATGCATTTGTTTGTAAAATTTGTGATTGTGGCATATTGACATGAAACAGGTAGACTGAAGTATTCACAGGGGAAAACATATCCTCAAGTGAATGATGACAAAGTTGAAGAAGGGTATGGACAAAAGAGTGGCTCTAAGCAAGTTGATGAAGgcaagagtaagagagagaaaactgtATCTTCTAGCATTTCTTCAGCAGATAAGGTTCCCTTTTGTTCTTAATTCATCAGATGATTTGTACTTGAGATGATACTACTGTCTTTGTGTTGGCTATTAGAAATTTGCGACTGTGTGCTCGacatatatttctttttctttcccttgaaGGTTCCACCCAAAGGACCGGTGACTGGGATGACGTTACCACCAACTGGAATGGCTGCTCATGCTATTGACGAACTTGCTGATATTGAAGAAGAGAACACTGAATTGGCTGAGCTTGCTTTAGCAGGAAATGAGGTGGCTGAAATGAAAGGCTTGCCTTTATCAATAGCGCCCTTGCCCAGTGTTCACAAGAATTCTTATTCTCAGGTATGTTTCCATCTCTT
Protein-coding sequences here:
- the LOC115750841 gene encoding zinc finger CCCH domain-containing protein 13 isoform X2, yielding MVDRKLFKTKLCVLYQRGHCNRQSCSFAHGQAELRRFVAPNTGRRDYRGGDLRNKIGRRYSPRRRYSPGKDARTRHGFHGYSHSRSPEENNDRKRRKKQHLDGQSDTSDLNLPEGTEDRERGGKSTSSQSKYALLEQLKQVTSDISMLKRHKNQQEMYLDEQLQEADSLSSKIQELEGQLHKEKKECKRITSKIKKFVKAHQRYSRSQDELKRSELQLHTLGDQLGMDAMGGGNNEEDSSVNIVSDGEPTGNYVSSPKSRLKYSQGKTYPQVNDDKVEEGYGQKSGSKQVDEGKSKREKTVSSSISSADKVPPKGPVTGMTLPPTGMAAHAIDELADIEEENTELAELALAGNEVAEMKGLPLSIAPLPSVHKNSYSQYKHSGENVDLKGLVEETVNVDNV
- the LOC115750841 gene encoding zinc finger CCCH domain-containing protein 13 isoform X1, which gives rise to MVDRKLFKTKLCVLYQRGHCNRQSCSFAHGQAELRRFVAPNTGRRDYRGGDLRNKIGRRYSPRRRYSPGKDARTRHGFHGYSHSRSPEENNDRKRRKKQHLDGQSDTSDLNLPEGTEDRERGGKSTSSQSKYALLEQLKQVTSDISMLKRHKNQQEMYLDEQLQEADSLSSKIQELEGQLHKEKKECKRITSKIKKFVKAHQRYSRSQDELKRSELQLHTLGDQLGMDAMGGGNNEEDSSVNIVSDGEPTGNYVSSPKSRLKYSQGKTYPQVNDDKVEEGYGQKSGSKQVDEGKSKREKTVSSSISSADKVPPKGPVTGMTLPPTGMAAHAIDELADIEEENTELAELALAGNEVAEMKGLPLSIAPLPSVHKNSYSQGLVEETVNVDNV